The following is a genomic window from Hymenobacter monticola.
AATACGCATTTCATTATATTCACAGGCTAATCAAGGGCAGGAAAGGGGAGTAACAATCGTAAACCACTCCATTCAATAGGAAAGAGGCTCGTGGTTGCGCGTAAACACGCTTGGAGTGGATTTATATGGCCCTCACCTGTGCGCGCGGTGGTGAGCGAATAAGCCATTAATACAATTCCACTCCCTGATTCACGGATACAAGATTGATCAAGTGGATACAAGAAACGGATACAAACACGCTTATAAGCTCATCCTTATCACTGAGCTTTCGCACCTTCCCTCATTCAAGGGAGAAACGTAAGTGATTGGGGGAGCATCACTTGTAATCCGATCACCTGATAGAAAGCTTGTTGGAAGTTGCTCCATCACATTCGGGGAGTTACCTTCGCGGCATGAAACTGACTCGCACGAACCTTTGGTTGGCCGCCGCTACGGCCATGCTCCTGACGGCCTCCTGTTCCCAGGCCCCCGACGCCGCTGAAGCGGAGAAAGACCCTTCCGCCGACGCCGCCTACAAGCGCGCTCACCGGGCCGAAGGCTACCGCGAGGCCCAGCGCTCCAACGTCACCCGCAACTAAGTCTGCCGTCGGCCATTTGGGCCGGCCATCCAGTACCCTCGAAAAAGCAAAAGCCCCGACCAACAACTGGTCGGGGCTTTTGCGTGTGGCCGTAGGTGGCCGGTGTCGGGTGGGCGCGTTAGGCCTCCACGGCCGCCAGTGTGGGCGTGAGCACCGGGGCGGTTTCGAAGCTTGGCAGGCTGATGCCGGCCAGCAGGTCGCGCTCCAACAAGTCGGCCCAGGTGCGCAGGTAAAGCACCACGTCGTCGCGCTGGTTGTGGCGGAGGGCGTTGCGGCGCTCGAAGGGGATGGCGGCCCGGATGGTCGGGTCGGAAATGCGTTCGAGGTGGGAAAGGTCGCGGCGGCTGAAGCCGAGGGCCAGCATCTCGTCAATGGTCTGGTCGATGGGCAGGCCGCTGGTGGGGCAGTAGTCCACGAGCTGCCGCTCCCAGTCGCCATAACGCTGCATGGCGCGGGCGTGGATTTCGGCTTTGGTGAGGCGCGTGACGGTTTGGGCGAGGTGTCCGCAGTTGCAGCTGCCCATGTGGCCCCACTGGTAGGGCGCTTGGGTGGCGAGGCGCTGGGCCGTGTCGCGCAGGGCCTGAATGACGGGAAGCGTGGGCTGTGCCATTTTCAGTAGTCAGTAATAGGTATTAAGTATTCAGACCGGTTAGCCAAGACGGCAAGTGCGCGTCGGCAATCAGCATAAAAAGACAAACGGCCCGGAAAAAGTTTTCCGGGCCGTTTGCTATCGAGAAAGGCTGAGCAGAACGCTACAAGGCGCGCCCCCTAGAACGAGCCCCGGCGCGCGCCACCGGCGTCGCCGCGCCGCCGGCCACCGAGGTTCCGGTCGCCACCTTCGCGGTTGCCGCCCACGTTCACGCGGGCGCCGCCGCTGCCGAAGCGGCGGGCGGTATCGGACTGGCCGTTATTGGCCGGAGCAGCGGGCCGGCTGCGCTCGCCGCTGGGGCGGCCGCCGCCGTTGTTGCCGCTGCCGCTGGGACGCTCGCCGCCGCGGCCGCCGCCAGAGCGTGCGCCGCCCTGGCCACCGCCCGAACGACCACCGCCGCCATTGCCCCCCTCGCGGGGGCCGCGGGCCGGGCGCCCGGCCGGGCCCTTGGGCCGGATGATGCGTTCGTTGCCGTGCAGCATCACCGGCTTGATGCGGCCCGAGGCAAAAGGATGCTCGTCGACCTCAATCTGCCGGCTGATGAGCTTCTGGATGTCCTGCAGGTAGGCGCGCTCTTCTTCTTCCACGAAGGAAAACGCGGTGCCGAAGGCGCCGGCCCGGCCAGTGCGGCCGATGCGGTGCACGTAGGTTTCGGGCTCGTTCGGGATTTCGTAGTTGATGACGTGGGTCAGCTCGTCCACGTCGATGCCGCGGGCGGCAATGTCGGTGGCCACCAGCACGCGGGTGCTGCCGGCTTTGAAATTGGCGAGGGCGCGCTGGCGGTGGTTCTGGCTTTTGTTGCCGTGGATGGCTTCGGCCGGAATGGAATTGGCGGCCAGAGTTTTCACCACTTTGTCGGCGCCGTGCTTGGTGCGGGTGAAAACCAGCACGCGCTTGATGTCCTTGTCCTGCAGAATGTGGCGGAGCAGGGCGGGCTTGTCGTTATTTTCCACGAGGTACACAGACTGCGTCACGGTGTCGGCGGTGCTGCTGACGGGCGTCACGGCCACGCGCACCGGGTTGGGACGCAGGATGCTGGCGGCCAGTTCCTGAATCTGGCCGGGCATGGTGGCCGAGAAAAACAGCGTCTGGCGCTTGGCGGGCAGCTTGGGCAGGATGCGCTTGATGTCGTGGATGAAGCCCATGTCGAGCATGCGGTCGGCTTCGTCGAGCACGAACACCTCGATTTGGCGCAGGTCGACGAAGCCCTGATTCATGAGGTCGAGCAGGCGGCCGGGGGTGGCAATGAGCACCTCCACGCCGCGCTTGAGCGCCTGCACCTGCGGGTTCTGGCCCACGCCACCGAAGATAACCGTGTGGCGAATCTGGCTCAGGTGGCGGCCGTAGGCGCCAAAGCTTTCGTTAATCTGGATGGCGAGCTCGCGGGTGGGCGTGAGCACGAGGCAGCGAATGGCGCGGGGCGCGTGGTTGGCCACCTGGGCCGTGCGGTGCAGCACCTGCAGGATGGGCACGGTGAAAGCAGCGGTTTTGCCGGTGCCCGTTTGGGCCACGCCCAGCAGGTCTTTGCCTTCCAGCACGTGCGGAATGGCTTGTTCCTGAATGGGAGTGGGGTTGGTGTAGCCTTCCTCTTTGAGGGCTTTAAGAATGGGGTCAATCAGGTTTAAATCGTCAAACGTCATTCGAGTAGTAAGTAGTTAGCGCGGAGGCGATGATAGGCGCTCCGTCGTCAAAGTGTTGGCGAACAACTGTTCGCAAATGGAGTGGTTCAGCCTACGGAGTGGCGTAGGCCGTCATGGCCACGCCGGACGGGGCCAGGCGTGGGTGGGGTTGGCGGCTCGTCGGAGGCCGTCAGATTCCCGGTCTGAAGAGGAATGGGGTGAGGTGCGCTTACTTGCGGAGGCAGCCGAGGCGCGGGGCTTTGCCCGGCGCGGCCGGGCAGCGGGCTGCTCCGACGGCGGCCCTGGTAAATGCAAAGGTACAACACAGATGCGCCAATGCCGGTTCGGTCTTTAGGCCGCGGCTGTCAGCGGGCTTTTTGGGCGGTAAGTATTCTTGCCATCCGCGTCGCAAGCTGTCATCGGCCAATCGACCATTTAGACATGTCGCCGAAAATCGAAAAATTGTCTGCTCCCTTAACCACCGTCCTGTTCGATTTAGACGACACGCTGTTCGACCACATCGCCACCGCGCGGGCGTCGTTGCGGGCCAGCGCCAGTCCGCTTCCCTTTTTCCAAACCGTCGATTTCGAGGCCTTTTATCAGCGGTATAGTGAATTGTTGGAGGAAAACCACGCCCTGGTCATGGCCGGGCGCTATTCGTACGAAGAGGCCCGACGTCTGCGCTTTAAGCACCTGCTGGCCCCGTACTGGCCCAGCGCCACGGCTGCTGAGATAGAGGCCTTTGTGCAAGCCAATCAAACCCATTATCCCCGGATGCGCCAGCCCATGGCCGGCGCGCGGGCCCTGCTGCACGCCCTGAAGCCGCGCCACCGCATTGGCATCGTGACAAACAACCGCACCGCTGAGCAGGAGGAGAAGCTAACTTTCCTGGGCATGACCGACCTGGTGGATGCGCTCATTACCTCGGAAGATGTAGGGGTGCCCAAGCCCGACCCGCGGATTTTTGAGGTGGCGCTGCAACGCCTGGGGGCGCGGCCAGCGGAAGCCGTTTTGGTGGGCGACAACTGGCGGGCCGACGTGCTGGGTGCGCTGGATGTGGGTATCCGGCCCGTGTGGGTCAACCGGCTGGGCGTGGCGCGGCCTTTGGCCCACGTGGCCGAAATCACCAGTTTCGAGCCGCTGGAAGATGCCCTGCGCATCATTGTTGCCGCCTGTTAATGAAAGCCAAATGACTTTTTCTGTTGTTTTCCGTTCTTTGGGAGCCCGAGCATCCCTTTTTCATCCTTCCGCCCTTTATGCAAATCATTGAGCGCAGCCGCGTTTTCGACGGCCACTACAAAGTCAATCAACTCATTGTGCAGGACGGCGACGTGCAGCTTAAGCGCGAGCAGTTTGCGCCCGGCCGGGCCGTGGCCGCGCTGGTCTACGACACCGCCCGCCAGGTATACGTGCTCACCCGCCAGTTCCGCATCGGTCCCGAAAAGGAGATTCTGGAGCTGGCCGCCGGCATGATTGACAAAGACGAAGCGCCCGAAACGGCGGTGCGCCGCGAGATTCACGAGGAACTGGGCTACGAAATCGACCAGCTCGAAGAAATTGTGCAGATGTGGCCTTCGCCGGGCACCAGCTCGGAGGCCATCACCGTCTACTACGCCGAGGTAAGCCGCAAAACCGGCGAAGGTGGCGGGTTAGCCGAGGAAAATGAGAAAATTGAAATGCTGGATTTCACTTGGGACGCGCTAGTAGCGGAGCCTCTGCAGGATGCCAAGACGGTGATAGCCGTGCAGTGGGTGCGGCTGCGGCGGTAGGCAGCACCCGCCATGGCGTCATCGTTTCGGCGTGGAGAATTAATGCTTCGGCCAGCGGGCTGACGGGTAAGTCCACGAAGCGGACGCCGTAGTGCAGTTCCTGCGGGGTTTTTATTTCGCGGCTCCCGAAACTGATGACGCGGCGTAGGCGCTCGGCGTTGAGCCAGTCGCCTAAGGCCACGGCGTTGCCAAAGGCGAAGGCATTGGCCGGGATGCTGTAGCCGAGAATGAGCGGGCCGCTGTCGACGTCGCCTTCGCTGGTTTCGTAGCTGCCAGCCCGCTCGCGGTAGAGGCGAATGACCCCGAAATTGGTGCTGAACTGTTCTTGGTATCGACGGTACTGTTCAGCCGCGTAGGCCGGGGCAAAGCGGTAGAGGAAGAGAATGCTCCAGCCCAGGTGCGAGCCGCGCGGCTCTTCGGCGGCTTGGTGGCGGGTGGCCGGTTTGGAGAGCAGCAGGCCGGTTTGCGGGTCGGTGAGGTGCTGGCGGGCGTAGGCCACCCACTGCTGGCAAAACGCACGGTAGGAGCTGCCCGTCAGCTCGCTGTTCAGCTGCAGCGAGGCCAGAGCCACGGCATTGTCGGGCACCCACACGCCGCCGGGGTACGATTCGAGG
Proteins encoded in this region:
- a CDS encoding HAD family hydrolase, whose protein sequence is MSAPLTTVLFDLDDTLFDHIATARASLRASASPLPFFQTVDFEAFYQRYSELLEENHALVMAGRYSYEEARRLRFKHLLAPYWPSATAAEIEAFVQANQTHYPRMRQPMAGARALLHALKPRHRIGIVTNNRTAEQEEKLTFLGMTDLVDALITSEDVGVPKPDPRIFEVALQRLGARPAEAVLVGDNWRADVLGALDVGIRPVWVNRLGVARPLAHVAEITSFEPLEDALRIIVAAC
- a CDS encoding DEAD/DEAH box helicase; the protein is MTFDDLNLIDPILKALKEEGYTNPTPIQEQAIPHVLEGKDLLGVAQTGTGKTAAFTVPILQVLHRTAQVANHAPRAIRCLVLTPTRELAIQINESFGAYGRHLSQIRHTVIFGGVGQNPQVQALKRGVEVLIATPGRLLDLMNQGFVDLRQIEVFVLDEADRMLDMGFIHDIKRILPKLPAKRQTLFFSATMPGQIQELAASILRPNPVRVAVTPVSSTADTVTQSVYLVENNDKPALLRHILQDKDIKRVLVFTRTKHGADKVVKTLAANSIPAEAIHGNKSQNHRQRALANFKAGSTRVLVATDIAARGIDVDELTHVINYEIPNEPETYVHRIGRTGRAGAFGTAFSFVEEEERAYLQDIQKLISRQIEVDEHPFASGRIKPVMLHGNERIIRPKGPAGRPARGPREGGNGGGGRSGGGQGGARSGGGRGGERPSGSGNNGGGRPSGERSRPAAPANNGQSDTARRFGSGGARVNVGGNREGGDRNLGGRRRGDAGGARRGSF
- a CDS encoding NUDIX domain-containing protein; translated protein: MQIIERSRVFDGHYKVNQLIVQDGDVQLKREQFAPGRAVAALVYDTARQVYVLTRQFRIGPEKEILELAAGMIDKDEAPETAVRREIHEELGYEIDQLEEIVQMWPSPGTSSEAITVYYAEVSRKTGEGGGLAEENEKIEMLDFTWDALVAEPLQDAKTVIAVQWVRLRR